Proteins found in one Halobaculum sp. MBLA0147 genomic segment:
- a CDS encoding replication factor A (Replication protein A protects and stabilize the intermediate ssDNA that is generated by the unwinding action of a DNA helicase at the replication fork. In addition, SSBs prevent the formation of secondary structures by single-stranded template DNA.), which produces MADLRTHAEEISAQFSDHIDVGPDEVHERLETLVDEYSVPVEEARRSVTSSYLDEAGLERDDLAPGGSEETLVGDIEADEEWVDLEVQVADLWEPRHESIAQVGLLGDESGTIKFVAFATSDLPELEEGASYALGNVVTDEYEGDYSVKLNRTTTITELDEPVEIGEDAVEIEGALVDLQSGSGLIKRCPEEGCTRTLQNGRCSEHGQVDGEFDLRVKAVLDDGDTVQEVIFDEEATERLAGIDLAEAKQMAQDALDTTVVEEEIATTITGRYYRVRGPEFGRYVLADEFTELSEAPDAEQTLIRARSI; this is translated from the coding sequence ATGGCAGACTTGCGAACCCACGCGGAAGAGATCAGTGCGCAGTTCTCGGACCACATAGACGTCGGTCCCGACGAGGTACACGAACGACTGGAGACGCTCGTCGACGAGTACAGCGTCCCCGTCGAGGAGGCGCGTCGCAGTGTCACGAGTTCCTACCTTGACGAGGCGGGACTCGAGCGCGACGACCTCGCACCCGGCGGGAGCGAGGAGACGCTCGTCGGCGACATCGAGGCGGACGAGGAGTGGGTGGACCTGGAGGTCCAGGTGGCGGACCTCTGGGAGCCACGCCACGAGTCCATCGCACAGGTCGGCCTGCTCGGCGACGAGTCGGGGACGATCAAGTTCGTCGCGTTCGCGACGAGCGACCTCCCGGAACTGGAGGAGGGTGCCAGCTACGCGCTCGGCAACGTCGTCACCGACGAGTACGAGGGCGACTACTCGGTGAAGCTCAACCGGACGACGACGATCACGGAGCTCGACGAGCCCGTCGAGATCGGCGAGGACGCCGTCGAGATCGAGGGCGCGCTCGTCGACCTCCAGTCCGGCTCGGGGCTGATCAAGCGGTGTCCCGAGGAGGGGTGTACGCGGACCCTCCAGAACGGCCGGTGTTCCGAACACGGCCAGGTCGACGGGGAGTTCGACCTCCGCGTCAAGGCGGTGTTGGACGACGGCGACACCGTCCAGGAGGTGATCTTCGACGAGGAGGCGACGGAGCGGCTCGCGGGGATCGACCTCGCGGAGGCCAAACAGATGGCCCAGGACGCACTCGACACCACCGTCGTCGAGGAGGAGATCGCGACCACCATCACCGGTCGCTACTACCGGGTGCGAGGCCCGGAGTTCGGCCGGTACGTGCTGGCCGACGAGTTCACCGAGCTGAGCGAGGCACCGGACGCCGAACAGACGCTGATCCGAGCGAGGTCGATCTGA
- a CDS encoding ATP-binding protein → MGDERGTRDDERSVRGADPRERPDADGPSDSSDRHATAIDDHGHAGRIGSGTRGTDDGVCLDPPVAVTLLYGVTLVGLTAYHHLVRETVAIDQLSGPLAAFALDGTLALGVVGVGVWLARSAFDTTDRGTVTLFGVGGSLAFGLAVTGTILIRLAEGRVVSEPTFLLATTLGAGYLAGAVGGVYRARARREAREVARVRDALAFVNGMLRHDVRNDANVIAGYAERVGEPETAATLKERAQTVVDRTEQARAVVEAVAGDAEQTPVDPAELLRPAVDSARRSFGGLTVETALTEGLSVRANESLRPVVDNLLENAVEHHDRDDPVVRVGLECVDDVARITVADDGPGLGPTADRTLFDHDEPGTAAGLNVVDTIVDGLGGEVWAHDREGVPQFDAERASDGGAVFVVDLPLVEAAGADAQTADTDGPSTADDTEDADVFGGSAA, encoded by the coding sequence ATGGGGGACGAGCGGGGTACACGAGACGACGAGCGATCCGTGCGGGGAGCGGACCCGCGCGAGCGACCGGACGCGGACGGCCCGTCCGACTCTAGTGACAGACACGCGACCGCGATCGACGACCACGGGCACGCGGGTCGGATCGGGTCCGGCACTCGCGGGACGGACGACGGGGTCTGCCTCGACCCGCCAGTCGCCGTGACGCTGTTGTACGGCGTGACGCTCGTCGGGCTGACGGCGTACCACCACCTGGTCCGCGAGACGGTCGCCATCGACCAGTTGTCGGGTCCGCTCGCGGCGTTCGCACTCGACGGGACGCTGGCACTCGGCGTCGTCGGCGTCGGCGTCTGGCTCGCGCGGTCGGCGTTCGACACGACGGACCGCGGCACGGTGACGCTGTTCGGCGTCGGCGGCAGTCTGGCGTTCGGGCTGGCGGTGACCGGGACGATCCTGATCCGGCTCGCCGAGGGACGCGTCGTCTCGGAGCCGACGTTCCTGCTGGCGACGACGCTCGGCGCGGGCTACCTCGCGGGCGCCGTCGGCGGCGTGTACCGAGCGCGTGCCAGACGCGAGGCTCGCGAGGTGGCGCGCGTCCGGGACGCCTTGGCGTTCGTCAACGGGATGTTACGCCACGACGTGCGCAACGACGCGAACGTGATCGCCGGCTACGCCGAGCGTGTCGGCGAGCCGGAGACGGCGGCGACGCTGAAGGAACGGGCCCAGACCGTCGTCGACCGGACGGAGCAGGCCCGTGCAGTCGTGGAGGCGGTCGCGGGCGACGCCGAGCAGACGCCGGTCGACCCGGCCGAACTGCTCCGACCGGCGGTCGACTCCGCACGCCGCTCGTTCGGTGGGCTCACCGTCGAGACGGCGCTCACGGAGGGGTTGTCCGTGCGAGCCAACGAGTCACTGCGGCCGGTGGTCGACAACCTGCTGGAGAACGCCGTCGAACACCACGACCGCGACGATCCGGTCGTCCGCGTCGGGCTCGAGTGCGTCGACGACGTGGCACGGATCACCGTCGCCGACGACGGCCCCGGGCTCGGCCCCACAGCGGACCGCACGCTGTTCGACCACGACGAACCGGGGACGGCGGCGGGACTCAACGTCGTCGACACGATCGTCGACGGACTCGGCGGCGAGGTGTGGGCGCACGACCGGGAGGGTGTCCCGCAGTTCGACGCGGAGCGGGCGAGTGACGGTGGCGCCGTGTTCGTCGTCGACCTCCCGCTGGTCGAGGCGGCCGGCGCAGACGCACAGACCGCCGACACGGACGGTCCGTCGACGGCGGACGACACCGAGGACGCGGACGTGTTCGGCGGGTCGGCCGCCTGA
- a CDS encoding CBS domain-containing protein, protein MRGIRVGRVAGIPIQLNWTFLVILPVFAWLIGQQVGALVAPLNDLFGLSIATGTLDGGLRPLVLGAVAAVGLFVSVLCHEFGHSLTARRYGYGIESITLWLFGGVAQFEENPDDWRAELVIAVAGPAVSVLLGVGFGAVVLAVPSPAPVAFVLAYLAATNVVLAAFNMLPGFPMDGGRVLRALLASSYSYPKATKIAADVGKVFAVGLGLLGLLGRDWLIVGLALFVYVAASGEAQQTAIQAALQDVRVGDVMTPAPAVKTVSPDTSVAALLDKMVRERHTGYPVIDGGHLVGMVTLEDTERVREVEQSAYTVSDVMATEVASVRPDTDAMDALQAMQRRGVGRLVVVDEHGDLTGLVSRTDLMTAFDIIRRGGRVGGVGERPTPPGRR, encoded by the coding sequence ATGCGTGGCATCCGTGTCGGCCGCGTCGCCGGGATCCCGATCCAGTTGAACTGGACGTTCCTGGTGATCCTGCCGGTGTTCGCCTGGCTGATCGGCCAGCAGGTGGGCGCGCTCGTCGCCCCGCTCAACGACCTGTTCGGGCTGTCGATCGCGACGGGGACACTCGACGGCGGCCTCCGTCCACTCGTGCTCGGCGCCGTCGCCGCCGTCGGGCTGTTCGTCTCCGTGCTGTGTCACGAGTTCGGCCACTCGTTGACGGCCCGCCGGTACGGCTACGGGATCGAGTCGATCACGCTGTGGCTGTTCGGCGGCGTCGCGCAGTTCGAGGAGAACCCGGACGACTGGCGCGCGGAGTTGGTGATCGCCGTCGCCGGCCCGGCAGTGAGCGTCCTGCTCGGCGTCGGCTTCGGGGCAGTCGTCCTGGCGGTCCCGTCGCCGGCTCCGGTCGCGTTCGTCCTCGCGTACCTCGCGGCGACGAACGTGGTGCTCGCGGCGTTCAACATGCTGCCCGGCTTCCCGATGGACGGCGGTCGGGTGTTGCGCGCCCTGCTGGCCAGCAGCTACTCGTACCCGAAGGCGACGAAGATCGCCGCCGACGTGGGGAAGGTGTTCGCGGTCGGACTCGGCCTGCTCGGACTACTCGGCCGCGACTGGCTGATCGTCGGACTGGCGTTGTTCGTCTACGTCGCCGCCTCCGGAGAGGCCCAACAGACCGCGATCCAGGCCGCACTCCAGGACGTGCGTGTCGGGGACGTGATGACGCCCGCACCGGCGGTGAAGACGGTCTCCCCCGACACCTCCGTCGCGGCGCTGCTCGACAAGATGGTCCGAGAGCGTCACACCGGCTACCCCGTGATCGACGGCGGCCACCTCGTCGGGATGGTGACACTGGAGGACACCGAGCGCGTCCGCGAGGTCGAACAGAGCGCCTACACGGTGAGCGACGTGATGGCGACGGAGGTCGCGAGCGTGCGGCCAGACACGGACGCGATGGACGCGCTCCAGGCGATGCAACGACGTGGTGTCGGCCGACTGGTCGTCGTCGACGAGCACGGGGACCTGACCGGCCTCGTCTCGCGGACGGACCTGATGACCGCGTTCGACATCATCCGTCGCGGCGGTCGCGTCGGCGGGGTCGGCGAGCGACCGACACCGCCCGGGAGACGGTAG
- a CDS encoding RPA family protein, with protein MSSVPSREVARRVFATEYNDGSHTFKESEDERAPLYLLLPTGERANRVFFVGTLTETEDLGDDSEYWRGRIVDPTGTFFVYAGQYQPEAASALRDLEPPAYVAVVGKPRTFEADDGTINVSVRPESISEVSAAARDRWVVETAERTLDRIEAYDDEANEYGRMARERYDLPTERYREATVAALESLDEGDELGGDTDAADETEPEPTP; from the coding sequence ATGAGCAGTGTTCCATCCCGCGAAGTCGCCCGCCGCGTCTTCGCGACCGAGTACAACGACGGGAGTCACACGTTCAAAGAGTCCGAGGACGAGCGCGCGCCGCTGTACCTGCTGCTCCCGACGGGGGAGCGGGCCAACCGCGTGTTCTTCGTGGGGACGCTCACCGAGACGGAGGATCTCGGCGACGACAGCGAGTACTGGCGTGGTCGCATCGTCGACCCCACGGGGACGTTCTTCGTGTACGCCGGCCAGTACCAGCCCGAGGCGGCCTCGGCGCTACGGGACCTGGAGCCGCCGGCGTACGTCGCGGTCGTCGGCAAGCCCCGGACGTTCGAGGCGGACGACGGGACGATCAACGTCTCCGTCCGTCCGGAGTCCATCTCCGAGGTGTCCGCGGCCGCACGCGACCGCTGGGTGGTCGAGACCGCCGAGCGGACCCTCGACCGGATCGAGGCGTACGACGACGAGGCCAACGAGTACGGGCGGATGGCTCGCGAGCGATACGATCTCCCGACGGAACGCTACCGGGAGGCGACCGTCGCCGCCCTGGAGTCGCTCGACGAGGGGGACGAACTCGGCGGCGACACCGACGCCGCCGACGAGACGGAACCCGAGCCGACGCCGTGA
- a CDS encoding ribbon-helix-helix protein, CopG family → MGKKDKTISFRVSQEAFESLQEIADERDLSLSALFRDYVDALVAHDGQVEVVPDHAVDESAAEDDEPTFPPRVTVPKGFVREHERLELEADHLREQLEEYRQYVTHLHDRLDDEDDEDVVFLEELDGDGGDEESLDDGFEIETDERYRVGRE, encoded by the coding sequence ATGGGCAAGAAGGACAAGACGATCTCCTTCCGGGTGAGCCAGGAGGCGTTCGAGTCACTCCAGGAGATCGCCGACGAGCGCGACCTGTCGCTGTCGGCGCTGTTCCGCGACTACGTCGACGCGCTGGTGGCACACGACGGCCAGGTGGAGGTGGTGCCAGACCACGCGGTCGACGAGTCGGCGGCCGAGGACGACGAGCCGACGTTCCCGCCGCGCGTCACCGTCCCGAAGGGGTTCGTCCGCGAACACGAACGGCTGGAGTTGGAGGCCGACCACCTCCGCGAGCAACTGGAGGAGTACCGCCAGTACGTCACGCACCTCCACGACAGACTCGACGACGAGGACGACGAGGACGTGGTGTTCTTGGAGGAGTTGGACGGCGACGGCGGCGACGAGGAGTCACTCGACGACGGCTTCGAGATCGAGACGGACGAGCGTTACCGCGTCGGGCGCGAGTAG
- a CDS encoding DUF5814 domain-containing protein, giving the protein MAITDKIYLKNHRQIASQLDTNVPKGAFKGATLDLVFTGDGLAEVDESTRDRLLEFAEDFLDCDCQDNPYCGHPERKFVQYLLELRAQGFGPDAIVDVMGDDYMLYAYSGDVLSFLDSAVRTLEAVESLAEVEGDDEMARKAREARDALTG; this is encoded by the coding sequence GTGGCGATCACGGACAAGATCTACCTGAAGAACCACCGACAGATCGCCTCTCAACTCGACACGAACGTGCCGAAGGGTGCGTTCAAGGGGGCGACGCTGGATCTGGTGTTCACCGGCGACGGGCTCGCGGAGGTCGACGAGTCCACCCGCGACCGGCTGCTCGAGTTCGCCGAGGACTTCCTCGACTGCGACTGTCAGGACAACCCCTACTGCGGCCACCCGGAGCGGAAGTTCGTCCAGTACCTCCTGGAGTTGCGCGCACAGGGGTTCGGTCCGGACGCCATCGTCGACGTGATGGGCGACGACTACATGCTGTACGCCTACTCCGGGGACGTACTCTCCTTTCTCGACTCGGCGGTCCGCACGCTGGAGGCCGTCGAGTCGCTCGCGGAAGTGGAGGGTGACGACGAGATGGCCCGGAAGGCCCGCGAGGCACGCGACGCGCTCACCGGCTGA